The following DNA comes from Streptomyces pristinaespiralis.
GTGGCGTCCTGCGCCGCGCCGCCGGGGCGGACCATGGTGTAGGTACCGCTGCCGTCCGGCATGGGCATCGCGGTGGCCTGCCAGCCGAAGACGTCGCCGTAGTGCTCCAGGGCGGAGCCGGGGTCCGGCGTGAACAGCTCGAGCCAGGACAGGGCGCCCAGCTCGCTGACCCGGTCGAGTCCCTTGTTCCGGCCCGGTTCCCAGCCGGCGAAGGCCGCGCCCGCCGGGTCGAGGGCGACCGTCATCCGCCCTTGGCCGAGGACGTCCACCGGCCGGACCACGACGCTTCCGCCGCGCTGCTCCACGGCCTTCACCACGGCGTCGGCGTCGGGGGTCTGGAAGTAGACGTTCCAGCTCGCCGGTCCCTGCTCCGGCGGCACGCTCGTCACGGCCGCGACCGTCCGCCCGTCGAGCTGGAACACGCCGTAGCCGCCCGCGTCCGGTCCCGCCGACGCGAACGTCCAGCCGAACAGCCCGCCGTAGAACACCTTGGCGGCCTCGACGTCGGGCGTGCCGAGGTCGATCCAGTTCGGCGAACCGGTGACGTAGGGAGCGCTGAGCACGGGTCCTCCTTCGGGTACGGCCGCCGTCGGTCCCCGAGTCTGCTACCGATCCCGCCCGAAACCTCCACGGCGCGCCCGGCGAAATCACCGCGCGCCGCACAAGTGCGTTGCGGCGGCGAGACGTCCTCCGGCAGGATCCGTGTCCATGACGACCAGAAAGGCCCATGGCGCCTAGGCCCTTGAAGCCGCCGGCCCCGGCCCGCGCGCCGCCGGACCGTGTGCACCGCCGCCCGAGTCCGCACACGTCCCCGCCCAGGAGTACCCCATGGACGCCATGTCCCTCGTCCCCTATGCCCGGTTGCCGCGCGCCCACGCGCGAGGCGAGATCCTTGACAG
Coding sequences within:
- a CDS encoding VOC family protein, which gives rise to MLSAPYVTGSPNWIDLGTPDVEAAKVFYGGLFGWTFASAGPDAGGYGVFQLDGRTVAAVTSVPPEQGPASWNVYFQTPDADAVVKAVEQRGGSVVVRPVDVLGQGRMTVALDPAGAAFAGWEPGRNKGLDRVSELGALSWLELFTPDPGSALEHYGDVFGWQATAMPMPDGSGTYTMVRPGGAAQDATFAGVLPLNADPLEAPGGPYWLPYFAVEDCDASVARAQELGAEIRLAPVDVEGVGQYAKLADPAGARFAVVRNFMPQDRPA